The Salvia miltiorrhiza cultivar Shanhuang (shh) chromosome 1, IMPLAD_Smil_shh, whole genome shotgun sequence genome has a window encoding:
- the LOC130985430 gene encoding basic leucine zipper 2: MQVQSKVEAQAKANESSNNKATSTFDAPAETRKATLNLDKAIEYELKHGRKLDPRMDRKKLRRTVSNRLSAQRSRVKKAQYIHDMERRVTELEDTITVLTLRVERFKEKRRLLQLQNEALERLVQIRLNEANLAQMVLEKNKAELGRLKEVEKGLVKELHIQAAAAWNCGQQSSSGFYQDEQLLQKQPQLQMDPFLNFEP; this comes from the exons ATGCAGGTGCAATCAAAAGTGGAGGCTCAGGCAAAGGCAAATGAATCGAGCAACAACAAGGCCACTTCCACTTTCGATGCTCCGGCAGAAACTCGAAAGGCGACGCTCAACCTCGACAAGGCCATCGAATACGAGCTCAAACACGGCCGCAAACTCGACCCCAGAATGGATCGCAAGAAGCTCAGAAG GACTGTATCCAACAGGCTATCTGCACAGAGGTCCAGAGTTAAGAAAGCTCAGTACATTCATGACATGGAAAGGAGGGTCACTGAGCTTGag GATACAATAACGGTTCTGACCCTAAGAGTGGAGAGGTTCAAAGAGAAGCGGAGATTGCTGCAGCTGCAAAATGAAGCACTAGAGCGGCTTGTGCAGATTCGTCTCAATGAAGCAAACCTTGCTCAAA TGGTGCTGGAGAAGAACAAGGCGGAATTGGGTCGGCTTAAAGAAGTGGAGAAAGGTCTGGTGAAGGAGCTTCACATTCAAGCTGCTGCTGCTTGGAACTGTGGCCAGCAATCTAGCAGCGGCTTCTATCAAGACGAACAACTTCTTCAGAAGCAACCTCAACTCCAAATGGATCCATTTCTCAACTTTGAACCCTAA